The following are encoded together in the bacterium genome:
- a CDS encoding sigma-70 family RNA polymerase sigma factor, which yields MAESDEQLIKDALAGDQRAYKELLARHRQSIFHVIFKIVRSNEEAADLVQETFMKAFGSLASYRFEYRFSTWLYKIAANNAIDHLRKKRIEALSLDRPVQTKDGEVALEIPDWSQNPEEDLYRKRRAVTIGDAIDALPAKYREVIVLRHQQDRSYEEIAEQLHIPVGTVKARIFRARELLKKKLKGIV from the coding sequence GTGGCCGAGAGCGACGAACAATTAATCAAAGATGCCCTCGCCGGCGATCAACGTGCCTACAAGGAGTTGTTGGCGCGGCACCGACAATCAATCTTCCACGTGATCTTCAAGATTGTCCGGAGCAACGAGGAAGCCGCCGACCTGGTGCAGGAAACGTTCATGAAGGCCTTCGGGTCGCTGGCCTCCTACCGGTTCGAGTACCGGTTTTCGACCTGGCTTTACAAGATTGCGGCGAACAATGCGATCGATCATCTGCGAAAAAAACGCATCGAGGCGCTCTCGCTGGACCGTCCGGTCCAGACCAAGGACGGCGAAGTCGCGCTCGAAATCCCCGACTGGTCGCAGAATCCCGAAGAGGATCTTTACCGCAAGCGGCGGGCGGTCACCATTGGCGATGCCATCGATGCCCTCCCCGCCAAATACCGCGAAGTCATCGTGCTGCGTCACCAGCAGGACCGCTCGTACGAGGAGATCGCCGAGCAACTGCACATCCCGGTGGGAACCGTCAAGGCCCGCATCTTTCGCGCCCGCGAACTGCTCAAGAAGAAACTTAAAGGTATCGTGTAG
- a CDS encoding DUF47 family protein has protein sequence MLFGETRDDRIQDLFEKHIRNTAACADELHSLFLNISKGREYVATVAAKVIEMEHAGDDFKEHIHLIVDKTFITRLHKDDIDKLVHELDRVIDQIKKVVIYVKAYHIVEGRSEAIEFCKLIVEMCRELIGIIAGMAKPDVLRLRERVSRIEALEEDGDRLLTDSLATVFVHEHDAKAILVWQSIFEKLEDVTDSCHHVATLAMSIARKES, from the coding sequence ATGCTCTTCGGGGAAACTCGCGACGATCGAATCCAGGATCTCTTCGAGAAGCACATCCGCAACACGGCCGCCTGCGCCGATGAACTGCACTCGCTGTTTCTCAACATCAGCAAAGGACGCGAGTATGTCGCCACCGTCGCCGCCAAGGTGATCGAGATGGAGCACGCCGGCGACGATTTCAAGGAGCACATCCACTTGATCGTCGACAAGACCTTCATCACCCGCCTGCACAAGGACGACATCGACAAGCTGGTCCACGAGCTCGACCGCGTCATCGACCAGATCAAGAAGGTGGTCATCTACGTCAAGGCCTACCACATCGTCGAGGGACGGTCGGAGGCGATCGAGTTCTGCAAGCTGATCGTGGAGATGTGCCGCGAATTGATCGGAATCATCGCCGGGATGGCCAAGCCCGATGTCCTGCGCCTGCGCGAGCGGGTCTCCCGCATCGAGGCCCTCGAGGAGGATGGCGACCGGCTCTTAACCGACAGTCTGGCCACCGTCTTCGTCCACGAGCATGATGCCAAGGCCATCCTGGTCTGGCAGTCGATCTTCGAAAAACTCGAGGATGTGACCGATTCCTGCCATCACGTGGCCACGCTGGCCATGTCGATTGCCCGCAAAGAGAGCTAA
- a CDS encoding inorganic phosphate transporter, translating to MDPVLIVVILLILAAEFVNGWTDAPNAIATVVSTRVMSRGSAVAMAVVFNVIGVFSGTAVAATIGKGIVDSGAINLPTIGAALLGIIIWSSVAARFGMPTSESHALVAGLAGASLAVAGPEALLWEGWRKVLIGLFLSGVVGFLFAFFFTRLVRRAVASSPPSSTGKSFRRWQIITAAFMAFNHGSNDGQKFIGVFALVLLLGGVTSTFQVPIWVVLVCALVMGLGTSVGGWKIIQEMGMKMVDLRPWQGFCAQVAAGGTIFFASRFGIPLSTTHTIITSMMGVAASRKLRHVRWDIAGHVALAWVLTFPICGAIAYVAAYIVKRFFG from the coding sequence ATGGATCCGGTCCTGATCGTCGTCATCCTGCTCATTCTGGCCGCGGAGTTCGTCAACGGCTGGACCGATGCGCCCAATGCGATTGCGACCGTGGTCTCCACCCGCGTCATGTCCCGTGGCAGCGCGGTGGCGATGGCCGTGGTCTTCAATGTCATCGGCGTCTTCTCCGGCACCGCCGTCGCCGCTACCATCGGCAAGGGAATTGTCGACAGTGGGGCTATAAACCTTCCGACCATTGGGGCGGCGCTCTTGGGCATCATCATCTGGAGCAGCGTCGCCGCGCGCTTCGGCATGCCGACCAGCGAGTCCCACGCGCTGGTGGCGGGTCTGGCCGGGGCATCGCTGGCCGTTGCCGGTCCGGAGGCCCTGCTCTGGGAAGGGTGGAGGAAGGTCCTGATCGGCCTGTTCCTCTCCGGTGTGGTCGGATTCCTCTTTGCGTTTTTCTTCACACGGCTGGTGCGGCGCGCCGTGGCCTCCAGTCCGCCATCGAGCACCGGCAAGTCCTTCCGACGCTGGCAGATCATCACCGCCGCCTTCATGGCGTTCAATCACGGCTCCAACGACGGACAGAAGTTCATCGGCGTCTTTGCCCTCGTGCTTCTGCTGGGCGGGGTGACCTCGACGTTCCAGGTGCCCATCTGGGTCGTGCTCGTCTGTGCCCTGGTCATGGGATTGGGAACGTCGGTGGGCGGCTGGAAGATCATCCAGGAAATGGGCATGAAGATGGTCGACTTGCGCCCCTGGCAGGGGTTCTGCGCCCAGGTGGCCGCCGGCGGCACCATCTTCTTCGCCTCGCGCTTCGGCATTCCGTTGTCAACCACCCACACCATTATCACCTCGATGATGGGCGTGGCCGCCTCGCGCAAGCTCCGGCATGTCCGCTGGGACATCGCCGGACATGTCGCGCTGGCCTGGGTGCTCACCTTCCCGATCTGCGGCGCCATCGCCTACGTCGCCGCCTACATCGTCAAACGCTTCTTCGGGTAG
- a CDS encoding DUF4097 family beta strand repeat-containing protein, translating into MTRPVLAGATLTVALALGVTASARTLETFKHSETRTLDVGTAPHVVIEAISGDVSYRGQDGATAQVEVAIDVRAKTEAEAADIRAHLKLYIESENGFLDVRMEDTREFYEWLRDEYGRDYAATVSFHVTGPRGAEGTLSSVSGWVEATDLAGPVEATSVSGDVTVTGVQKTVRASSTSGNVDVRRAGEAVFAESVSGDVGVADCGGDLDLESTSGSVKARGAGGTVTAQTVSGDIEVMEASLDVDAESISGMIWVETQDGEVRASTTSGDITISSPTDGDIDVQSVSGSVRLSIEPKAFGDVSLSSPSGEIDTAVPMQVSHKTRRRLEGRLGDGTAVLRVSTNSGDITISAL; encoded by the coding sequence ATGACCCGTCCCGTCCTGGCCGGGGCCACGCTGACGGTGGCGCTCGCTTTGGGTGTCACCGCGTCGGCCCGGACGTTGGAGACCTTCAAGCACTCCGAGACCCGCACCTTGGACGTCGGCACCGCGCCGCATGTCGTCATTGAGGCGATCTCCGGCGATGTGTCCTATCGCGGGCAGGATGGCGCCACCGCCCAGGTCGAGGTCGCCATCGATGTCCGGGCAAAGACTGAGGCGGAAGCGGCGGACATCCGCGCGCACTTGAAGCTCTATATCGAAAGCGAGAACGGATTCCTCGATGTGCGGATGGAAGACACCCGCGAATTCTACGAGTGGTTGCGCGACGAGTACGGCCGGGATTACGCCGCGACCGTCAGCTTCCATGTCACCGGCCCGCGCGGCGCCGAAGGAACGCTCTCGTCGGTGTCGGGCTGGGTGGAGGCAACCGACCTGGCCGGCCCGGTGGAAGCCACCTCGGTCTCGGGGGATGTGACGGTGACGGGAGTGCAGAAGACCGTGCGCGCATCCTCAACGTCGGGCAATGTCGATGTGCGCCGCGCCGGAGAGGCGGTGTTCGCCGAATCGGTGTCCGGCGATGTCGGCGTGGCCGATTGCGGCGGCGACCTCGATTTGGAGTCGACTTCGGGTTCGGTCAAAGCGCGGGGCGCGGGAGGGACGGTCACCGCGCAGACGGTCTCCGGCGACATCGAAGTCATGGAGGCGTCGTTGGATGTCGACGCCGAATCGATCTCCGGCATGATCTGGGTCGAAACGCAGGACGGCGAAGTGCGCGCCTCGACCACCTCGGGAGACATCACGATTTCCTCGCCGACCGACGGCGACATCGATGTGCAATCGGTCAGCGGCTCGGTGCGTCTGTCCATCGAGCCGAAGGCCTTTGGCGACGTGAGTCTCTCGTCGCCGTCGGGCGAAATTGACACGGCCGTGCCGATGCAGGTCTCGCACAAGACGCGGCGGCGGTTGGAGGGGCGGCTCGGCGACGGCACTGCGGTGTTGCGTGTGAGCACCAACTCTGGCGACATTACTATCAGCGCGCTCTGA